One Novipirellula artificiosorum DNA segment encodes these proteins:
- a CDS encoding RNA polymerase sigma factor has product MLHDPETRASLLVSLSDPASQEAWTEFATIYRPIIVRVAQARGLQHADADDLAQDVLSAVGRRVGSFQSTGTGSFRRWLCQITRNLVVNHLTRSKGPIGSGDSDVQQMLLQQPSPEGETATLFQLEVRRFEFQQAAEKLQAEFSESTWMAFWLTSVEQLSIDEAANRLSKSAGSIRVARCRVLARFRQHIHDSKQDNDT; this is encoded by the coding sequence GTGTTGCACGATCCGGAAACACGAGCGTCGCTGCTGGTCAGCTTGAGCGATCCGGCTTCTCAGGAAGCCTGGACGGAGTTCGCTACGATCTATCGGCCGATCATCGTGCGAGTGGCCCAAGCCCGAGGACTGCAACATGCCGATGCCGATGATCTGGCTCAAGACGTGCTTTCCGCCGTCGGGCGGCGAGTTGGTTCGTTCCAGTCCACTGGCACGGGCTCGTTTCGCCGTTGGCTGTGTCAGATTACTCGCAACTTGGTCGTCAATCACTTGACCCGATCCAAAGGGCCGATCGGTAGCGGCGACAGTGATGTGCAGCAAATGTTGTTGCAGCAACCTTCGCCCGAGGGCGAGACGGCGACGCTGTTTCAGTTGGAAGTTCGCCGATTTGAGTTTCAGCAAGCGGCTGAGAAGCTGCAAGCGGAGTTCAGTGAGTCGACGTGGATGGCGTTTTGGCTGACGTCGGTCGAGCAGCTTTCGATTGACGAAGCGGCTAATCGTCTGAGTAAGTCAGCCGGCAGCATCCGCGTTGCCCGCTGCCGCGTGCTGGCAAGGTTCCGACAACATATTCACGATTCAAAACAGGACAATGACACATGA
- a CDS encoding protein kinase domain-containing protein has translation MKSVTQCLQAPDIEAFLSGTVTTSQSELWEEHFSSCESCRVAVASQIGDQDWWNDAEQSLQNADLAEGREPSGDTPNSSRRATNDSTGEHETTDELLKLLGPTDDPRMMGRLGPYEVLGVLGRGGMGIVFKAFDAPLNRYVAIKMLLPHLAASGAARKRFEREGQAAAAVIDDHVLPIYAVSKWQNIPYLVMQYSSGNNLQRRIDVDGPLDVKEILRIGMQTARGLAAAHAQGLVHRDVKPSNMLLDGTVERVMLTDFGLARAVDDASITRTGTIAGTPQYMSPEQARGKSVDARSDLFGLGCVLYAMCTGHPPFRAESSYAILRLITDEEPRPIREINADVPDWLCSIIGKLMSKKADERYENAEEVAELLEQCLAHVQQPTTTPLPESLAAIAPQRNRRPPFIKFIAAAAFAFSLFFAGVLIVLELNKGTLTIESEVADVPIRITQGDNIVERLTVSKNGESVRIAAGRYVVDVDNGFDGVVVEGGAVTLKRGTSEIVRFVKTGQQSTETAQINPGDIIEVSVRWRVEAEPIPDKNVVLLARVGADGKVRLAEFGQVEASTTAEVERTIFAALQNEYFEAPLIVQARVVQSSNEAVNRKKLQPGDLVGISIRRSIRPEATMHTPAKVAENGKVLLPMIGEVDVAGMTLADLESKILDDSIAHHATGPLPIVLVQYLDPDEVTVVIETVTENVPVRVAQGTVTQQMTVTKEGKSTHTASSSGKYRMRIPANGTPTIKRVDVDTNDGKHNSDDDTSPTTRTIDYGGICIRAEDETPIAGAVARFFILNMHGKQSSLSLLEMTTTDKDGHFRFDSEIPDDAEVDLTRSWIAITSTGRASRIFFWQGGLDPRQIEMRPSASLKGRVTDSVSRPVAGAKVRLGPNQMPGVNDAVTDKDGRFEIADLEKVDKFSYETGISNMLYVEHPDGSKTSAIVQSIPSTVDVMLESATGEADKGEGAGKSKPSVQSNSTGLANEDDIVWTRAVQGLQLGIRFEDSEHGQAQRFTPGDVGRLQIYLQNASDKAIRTGFEPTDACKAVFQFSSHNGSVITHDGSEDSEQYVVPVPLSANFRELNPGEIRLLNNDLAGTATPSPARKLRLDEIASFAIVDNDQSKESFPRRYRLTPGKYVVSVTLEVYSGQDRFPLTSRGLPFEVVKAEVRDQLNSQATPQNDDPFSIDGGKVFRGKQVSGVLSAHDAISRYMKAVEGIRSSNVLVHEEKTFLYKQVPIDEPEIRGRRTRLVDYAKGESPRIDHRYSRQIWEADGRQRVELLHGDPASDSGIKHVSAYDGDRVRLLEVGSGHESSRDLAPDQKPLISYEGRYHSLFSELYVGGTLLELLQQRNDVTLSDADGLIRLTVSPQSGTMYPKYQFVYEFDPAHDYLPHSISASILNRKLSRIQVTDFQRLANGKFVPLAAIHETFGFKDGVAGAVVIEHTELTVDPSRSTWNEPVVPNT, from the coding sequence ATGAAATCCGTAACACAATGCTTGCAGGCACCCGATATCGAGGCGTTTCTTTCCGGAACGGTCACGACCTCGCAAAGCGAACTTTGGGAGGAGCATTTTTCTTCCTGCGAAAGCTGTCGCGTTGCCGTGGCAAGTCAAATTGGTGACCAAGACTGGTGGAACGACGCTGAGCAGTCGCTGCAGAATGCCGACCTAGCGGAAGGGCGCGAGCCCTCCGGTGACACACCGAACAGTTCGCGCCGTGCCACTAACGATTCGACTGGCGAACACGAAACCACCGACGAGTTGTTGAAACTGCTGGGGCCGACTGATGATCCGCGGATGATGGGACGGCTGGGCCCGTACGAAGTGCTGGGCGTCCTCGGCCGAGGCGGCATGGGAATCGTCTTCAAGGCGTTCGATGCCCCGCTCAATCGTTATGTCGCCATCAAGATGCTATTGCCTCACCTAGCCGCCTCGGGTGCGGCGCGAAAGCGATTTGAACGTGAGGGCCAAGCAGCAGCAGCGGTGATCGATGATCATGTGCTACCGATCTACGCTGTCTCGAAGTGGCAGAACATCCCGTATCTGGTGATGCAGTACTCGTCTGGAAATAACCTCCAACGGCGGATCGATGTCGATGGACCGCTGGATGTGAAAGAGATTCTACGCATCGGCATGCAAACAGCGCGCGGCCTGGCTGCTGCTCACGCACAAGGCTTGGTGCATCGCGACGTAAAACCCTCCAACATGTTGCTTGATGGCACCGTGGAACGAGTCATGTTGACCGATTTCGGTTTGGCTCGCGCCGTCGACGACGCCAGCATCACGCGAACGGGAACGATTGCCGGCACACCGCAATACATGTCACCGGAACAAGCACGTGGTAAATCCGTCGATGCACGCTCCGACTTGTTTGGCTTGGGGTGCGTACTCTACGCGATGTGTACAGGCCACCCGCCATTCCGGGCTGAGAGCAGCTACGCGATTCTGCGGCTAATCACCGACGAGGAACCCCGTCCCATCCGCGAAATCAATGCCGACGTCCCTGATTGGCTGTGCTCGATCATTGGCAAGTTAATGTCGAAGAAGGCGGACGAGCGATACGAAAATGCGGAAGAAGTCGCCGAGTTGCTCGAACAATGCCTGGCCCATGTGCAGCAACCGACCACGACTCCGCTGCCCGAGTCTCTAGCCGCCATAGCGCCTCAACGAAACCGCCGTCCACCGTTCATAAAATTCATCGCCGCCGCAGCCTTCGCTTTCTCGCTATTCTTCGCTGGCGTGTTGATCGTATTGGAATTGAACAAAGGCACGCTGACGATCGAGTCCGAAGTAGCTGACGTTCCGATTAGGATCACACAAGGTGATAATATCGTTGAGAGGCTTACGGTCTCGAAGAACGGAGAATCTGTTCGCATCGCAGCCGGCCGATACGTGGTGGACGTGGACAACGGATTCGACGGAGTCGTTGTTGAAGGCGGAGCGGTAACGCTCAAACGCGGCACATCGGAGATCGTAAGATTCGTGAAAACAGGTCAACAGTCGACGGAAACGGCGCAAATCAATCCCGGCGACATTATCGAAGTATCGGTTCGATGGAGAGTCGAAGCCGAACCCATACCTGATAAGAACGTGGTTTTGCTAGCCAGAGTGGGCGCCGACGGCAAAGTTCGATTGGCTGAGTTTGGGCAGGTTGAAGCCTCAACCACGGCGGAAGTTGAACGTACCATTTTCGCGGCGCTACAGAACGAATACTTCGAGGCTCCACTCATCGTGCAGGCGCGCGTCGTGCAAAGCAGCAACGAAGCAGTTAACCGCAAGAAGCTTCAGCCAGGGGATCTCGTCGGAATTTCAATTCGCAGAAGTATTCGTCCCGAAGCAACTATGCATACGCCAGCGAAAGTCGCGGAAAACGGAAAAGTGCTCTTGCCCATGATCGGCGAAGTCGATGTCGCTGGCATGACGTTGGCTGATTTGGAAAGCAAGATTCTCGACGACTCAATTGCCCATCATGCTACCGGCCCGCTACCAATCGTCTTGGTCCAATATTTAGATCCGGACGAAGTCACGGTAGTGATTGAGACCGTAACAGAGAACGTACCCGTTCGTGTCGCTCAAGGGACCGTTACGCAGCAGATGACAGTAACGAAGGAAGGCAAGTCCACTCATACGGCTTCTTCCTCGGGAAAATACCGGATGCGCATCCCAGCAAACGGGACGCCAACGATCAAACGCGTTGACGTCGATACAAACGACGGCAAGCACAATAGTGACGATGATACTAGCCCTACGACGAGAACGATTGACTACGGCGGCATCTGTATTCGTGCAGAGGACGAAACTCCTATCGCGGGCGCAGTCGCACGGTTCTTCATTCTTAATATGCACGGGAAGCAATCATCTCTGAGTCTGCTGGAGATGACGACTACGGACAAAGATGGGCACTTTCGGTTTGACAGCGAAATCCCGGATGATGCCGAGGTCGACTTGACACGCAGTTGGATCGCAATCACGTCGACTGGCAGAGCGTCAAGGATATTCTTCTGGCAAGGAGGGTTGGATCCGAGACAAATCGAAATGCGGCCATCCGCCTCACTCAAGGGACGAGTCACCGATTCCGTGTCTCGTCCCGTTGCTGGCGCAAAAGTTCGCCTGGGACCGAATCAGATGCCCGGCGTCAACGATGCCGTCACCGATAAGGATGGACGATTTGAAATCGCGGACCTGGAGAAAGTCGATAAGTTTTCGTACGAAACCGGCATATCCAACATGTTGTACGTCGAGCATCCCGATGGCAGTAAGACCTCGGCCATCGTTCAATCCATTCCATCAACCGTAGACGTTATGCTGGAATCGGCGACCGGCGAAGCGGACAAAGGAGAGGGAGCTGGCAAGTCGAAACCTTCAGTTCAGAGCAACTCCACAGGACTGGCCAACGAGGACGACATCGTGTGGACAAGAGCGGTTCAGGGACTGCAATTGGGAATTCGCTTTGAAGACTCAGAACATGGCCAGGCTCAGCGGTTCACGCCTGGAGATGTTGGTCGACTTCAGATTTATCTGCAGAACGCAAGTGACAAGGCGATACGTACTGGGTTTGAACCGACGGATGCCTGCAAGGCAGTGTTCCAATTTTCGTCGCATAACGGCAGCGTCATCACTCACGATGGCAGTGAGGACTCGGAGCAATACGTGGTTCCGGTCCCGCTTTCCGCCAACTTTCGCGAACTGAATCCAGGAGAAATTCGGCTGCTCAATAATGACTTGGCGGGTACTGCTACGCCGTCGCCCGCACGCAAATTGCGGCTGGATGAGATCGCCTCGTTTGCAATCGTCGATAACGACCAATCGAAAGAATCATTTCCTCGTCGGTATCGACTGACTCCAGGAAAATACGTTGTTTCCGTGACGCTTGAAGTCTACAGCGGGCAAGACCGATTTCCATTGACTTCCCGTGGCCTGCCGTTTGAGGTGGTCAAAGCCGAAGTACGCGACCAATTGAACTCGCAAGCGACTCCCCAGAATGATGATCCTTTTTCGATCGATGGTGGAAAGGTATTCAGAGGCAAACAAGTCTCGGGAGTTCTCTCGGCCCATGACGCCATCAGCCGGTACATGAAAGCGGTTGAAGGAATTCGTTCCTCTAATGTCTTGGTTCACGAAGAAAAAACATTCCTCTACAAACAAGTCCCAATCGACGAACCGGAGATTCGGGGAAGAAGGACCCGACTGGTAGACTACGCCAAGGGTGAGTCGCCGAGAATCGACCACCGATACAGCCGTCAAATCTGGGAGGCCGACGGCCGACAACGAGTCGAATTGCTCCACGGCGATCCGGCTAGTGATTCGGGGATCAAGCATGTCAGCGCATACGATGGCGATCGTGTGCGACTACTGGAAGTGGGCAGCGGCCACGAGTCCTCTCGCGATCTTGCCCCTGACCAGAAGCCGCTGATCTCCTATGAGGGACGTTATCACTCGCTATTCTCAGAACTCTACGTGGGCGGGACTTTGCTTGAGCTTCTACAGCAGCGCAACGACGTCACCCTTTCCGACGCTGATGGACTGATTCGGCTGACCGTCAGCCCGCAGTCAGGCACCATGTATCCCAAATATCAATTCGTTTATGAGTTCGATCCAGCTCACGACTATTTGCCACATTCCATTTCGGCTTCCATCCTAAACCGGAAACTCTCTCGGATTCAGGTGACCGACTTCCAACGCCTTGCGAATGGCAAATTCGTCCCGCTTGCAGCAATCCACGAGACATTCGGTTTTAAGGACGGTGTGGCCGGAGCCGTTGTCATCGAGCATACCGAATTGACCGTCGACCCCAGTCGTTCGACGTGGAATGAACCAGTTGTTCCCAACACTTAA
- a CDS encoding protein kinase domain-containing protein, with protein sequence MIARFHYDEQTLGSLLSNRLGDSQDEIVAHVESCAECQDRLEDMMEGGLSWDEVGEVLRKSSLGLQPENGTNHKLEAHATTSFLEPSDHPGSLGRFARYEIMELLGRGGMGIVMRGYDTSLNRHSAVKVLSPELASSAAARKRFSREAKSAAAVVHPHVVPIQTVDEHNGLPYLVMPVVEGQNLQKRVEQSGPLEIIEVIRIASQVAEGLAAAHAQGLVHRDIKPANVLLENGVERVQITDFGLARAIDDASMTRSGVIAGTPQYMSPEQAHGDSIDHRSDLFSLGSLIYYMLTGRSPFRAETTMGVLHRIVNDEPRPIREINAEVPEWLESIAMQLLSKSANDRYQTAEEVIEALRPENHRRLTCERSTPRPPMGKYIAAAAFAFSLIFAGVLIVLELNKGTLTIECDADDVPIRIMQGDKIVQKLTVSRSGKSTRIAAGKYVVEVDGELKLLAVENGVVVLKRSETETVRVFRQQDGTGSSRSASDVDIEITEARRVAVQFVAAALSKPNDEAKKYLADKHQPNCDEFLSNKASQKLFSTLPEFTDTYFNLNAVDEMILVARSMSIPLARDPVKVIAGLSRERGTWRIKHFGIYWPDQAEQFLESYVKRNGARGSNAESTSVDGAKLDGRFAKTPVHSADVVINAREVREETILWNVAGAVFVPVHKEELPASQWNGGLRVTHLRENGPAEDAMLRVGDILVEIDSMPVESIESIGLAWQRTDFGAPVSVRLLRDGQQVVARLKWNIRAMQKDALAKGKVLSRNKHTVVVSLGTDDGVYPGDRLESGTPYELGRLEVVTASADQSVTRIVSEHDGLPVKVGDSVIYVRTRLLAPPSTGTPYSEAGQEHMPEADEAESAEFDLDEAIAQANRNLIRLGKLVAEGEVSPLALAKYEAALQNLIQQRSQLGNSRNFEHKGSEKTRPVVDTNHSMQKESNSQTTPNREDPFSAENSTGSKTEQVSGVLAASDAEAVDRFSLCEIPFPHLPRPSTWSEEHYEAWLLTNEEFQSAAQIKPFNGWIAGLYFDAEAEAETRIAKPPSWDQLLGQMQEQMTQEQIERAVQLRLQQMGPNVLLCKDPAITQTLKLTDGQQTQIERTIAIREQILAQLAQHFAGQAASPLRTTLDADPLEDPARKSCWIRYWIDRQFDAELSKILTPLQARRLAKRLGERTAPADPWKLSANKHTIRNAIESMTISIDQPLVHLNTSTKSEVFSAWAEQQRQRGHNVRQVLDDVRVVTNKLVDFTSQARHVEPFGKGRLHIVIYKAALYETDAATPLGSIYVDVSRFYPVVTVPRKSTTAPDTGTASVGGADPPIPKTFR encoded by the coding sequence ATGATCGCAAGATTTCATTACGACGAACAAACGCTCGGAAGTTTGCTCAGTAATCGGCTCGGCGACAGCCAGGACGAAATTGTCGCCCATGTGGAGTCCTGCGCTGAGTGCCAGGATCGCCTCGAAGACATGATGGAAGGGGGCCTATCCTGGGATGAGGTTGGGGAAGTGTTGCGAAAGAGTAGCTTAGGACTCCAGCCTGAGAACGGCACGAATCACAAGCTGGAAGCTCATGCCACGACAAGTTTCCTCGAACCCTCCGACCATCCAGGTTCGCTCGGTCGGTTTGCTCGCTATGAAATCATGGAACTGCTCGGGCGCGGCGGCATGGGGATCGTGATGCGAGGCTATGACACGTCGCTGAATCGCCACTCAGCGGTGAAAGTTCTCTCTCCGGAACTCGCCAGCAGTGCCGCAGCCCGCAAACGTTTTTCACGCGAGGCAAAGAGTGCCGCCGCCGTTGTCCATCCGCATGTCGTGCCAATTCAAACGGTGGATGAACACAACGGGTTACCTTATCTGGTGATGCCAGTCGTCGAGGGGCAGAATCTACAGAAACGAGTCGAGCAAAGCGGACCACTGGAAATCATCGAAGTCATTCGGATCGCTTCGCAGGTCGCCGAAGGCTTGGCCGCCGCGCATGCCCAGGGACTCGTTCATCGCGACATCAAGCCAGCGAACGTGCTGCTCGAAAACGGTGTCGAGCGAGTTCAAATCACTGACTTCGGATTGGCCCGTGCGATTGACGACGCCAGCATGACGCGCAGCGGTGTAATCGCAGGCACGCCGCAATACATGTCGCCTGAACAAGCGCATGGCGATTCGATCGACCACCGTAGTGACTTGTTCAGCCTCGGCAGCTTGATCTACTACATGTTGACCGGTCGCAGCCCTTTCCGCGCCGAAACAACGATGGGAGTGCTGCACCGCATCGTCAATGATGAGCCACGTCCTATCCGAGAAATCAACGCTGAAGTGCCCGAGTGGCTCGAATCGATCGCTATGCAATTGCTGTCCAAGTCGGCCAACGATCGATATCAAACCGCAGAAGAAGTGATCGAAGCTCTTCGCCCCGAAAACCATCGCAGGCTGACTTGTGAGCGTTCGACTCCACGCCCACCGATGGGAAAATACATCGCCGCCGCTGCCTTCGCCTTTTCGCTGATCTTCGCCGGTGTGTTGATCGTGCTGGAATTAAACAAAGGCACGCTGACGATTGAGTGCGACGCGGATGATGTCCCAATCCGCATCATGCAAGGCGATAAGATCGTGCAGAAGCTGACCGTATCGCGATCAGGTAAGTCGACTCGAATCGCTGCAGGAAAGTACGTTGTCGAAGTTGATGGCGAGTTAAAGTTGTTAGCGGTTGAGAATGGCGTTGTTGTACTGAAACGAAGTGAAACAGAAACTGTTCGAGTTTTCAGGCAACAAGATGGCACAGGTTCGAGTCGTTCTGCTTCGGATGTGGACATCGAAATAACAGAAGCCAGGAGAGTCGCGGTTCAATTTGTTGCGGCGGCGCTATCAAAACCAAATGACGAAGCAAAAAAGTACCTCGCTGACAAGCATCAGCCGAATTGCGACGAATTTCTATCGAACAAGGCGTCTCAGAAGCTATTCTCCACACTACCTGAGTTCACTGACACATATTTCAATCTCAACGCTGTTGACGAAATGATTCTCGTAGCTCGTTCGATGAGTATTCCGCTTGCTCGCGATCCGGTGAAAGTGATAGCCGGACTCAGCCGAGAACGCGGTACTTGGCGCATTAAACATTTCGGAATCTATTGGCCGGACCAGGCGGAACAGTTCCTAGAATCCTACGTCAAACGCAATGGTGCCCGGGGAAGCAACGCGGAATCGACCTCCGTTGATGGGGCCAAGCTCGATGGTCGGTTCGCAAAAACCCCGGTGCACAGCGCTGATGTTGTCATCAACGCTAGGGAAGTTCGTGAGGAAACAATCCTCTGGAATGTTGCCGGTGCAGTGTTCGTGCCTGTACACAAGGAGGAACTGCCTGCTTCGCAATGGAACGGCGGACTTCGTGTAACTCATTTGCGTGAAAATGGACCGGCAGAGGATGCGATGCTGCGGGTTGGCGACATCCTTGTTGAAATTGACTCAATGCCGGTCGAGTCCATCGAATCAATCGGTCTAGCATGGCAACGCACGGACTTTGGTGCACCGGTGTCCGTTCGGTTGCTTCGAGACGGCCAACAAGTTGTCGCGAGATTGAAGTGGAACATTCGCGCGATGCAAAAGGACGCACTCGCCAAAGGAAAGGTCCTAAGCCGTAACAAACATACCGTTGTGGTGTCGCTGGGTACTGACGACGGTGTGTATCCGGGCGACCGCCTGGAATCGGGGACGCCGTATGAACTTGGAAGGTTGGAAGTCGTGACCGCTTCTGCCGATCAATCCGTCACCCGAATCGTCAGCGAACATGATGGGCTGCCGGTCAAAGTAGGTGATTCCGTCATCTATGTGCGAACGAGGTTGTTGGCTCCGCCCAGCACCGGAACGCCCTATAGCGAAGCTGGACAAGAACACATGCCAGAAGCAGACGAAGCGGAGTCAGCAGAATTTGATCTCGACGAAGCGATAGCCCAGGCCAACCGAAATCTGATTCGGCTTGGGAAGCTCGTCGCGGAAGGCGAAGTATCCCCTCTGGCATTGGCAAAATATGAGGCGGCTCTGCAAAATCTTATTCAACAACGTTCGCAGTTGGGCAATAGTCGCAATTTTGAACACAAGGGAAGCGAGAAGACACGACCCGTAGTTGACACGAATCATTCAATGCAAAAGGAATCAAATTCGCAAACGACTCCTAATCGTGAAGATCCTTTCTCTGCAGAGAATTCCACAGGATCAAAAACCGAGCAAGTTTCAGGAGTCCTCGCGGCAAGTGACGCCGAAGCTGTTGATCGTTTTTCACTCTGCGAAATTCCATTTCCTCATTTGCCGCGTCCTAGTACTTGGTCCGAGGAACATTACGAGGCGTGGCTACTGACCAATGAGGAATTCCAGTCCGCCGCGCAGATTAAACCATTCAACGGTTGGATCGCGGGGCTCTATTTCGATGCGGAAGCCGAGGCGGAAACACGCATCGCTAAGCCACCGTCTTGGGATCAACTCCTGGGTCAAATGCAGGAGCAAATGACTCAAGAACAAATCGAGAGAGCAGTCCAACTCAGGCTACAACAGATGGGGCCGAATGTGCTGCTCTGCAAGGATCCAGCCATCACACAAACGTTGAAACTCACCGACGGTCAGCAGACGCAAATCGAAAGGACCATCGCGATACGTGAGCAGATACTTGCACAGTTAGCACAGCACTTCGCCGGTCAGGCTGCGTCGCCGCTACGAACGACACTCGATGCTGATCCGCTGGAGGACCCGGCTCGAAAATCGTGTTGGATTCGATATTGGATTGATCGGCAATTCGATGCGGAATTATCCAAGATTCTAACACCACTGCAAGCGAGACGTTTGGCGAAGCGTCTGGGCGAACGAACTGCCCCAGCCGACCCATGGAAGCTGTCCGCCAACAAACATACGATCCGGAACGCGATCGAATCTATGACGATTTCAATCGATCAGCCGCTCGTCCACCTCAACACGTCAACGAAGAGTGAAGTATTTTCGGCATGGGCGGAGCAACAGCGGCAGCGAGGGCACAATGTTAGGCAAGTGCTTGATGATGTCCGCGTGGTCACAAACAAACTCGTCGACTTCACGTCGCAGGCGCGACACGTAGAGCCGTTCGGCAAGGGACGCCTGCACATCGTCATCTACAAAGCCGCGTTATACGAAACAGACGCCGCAACACCACTCGGAAGTATTTACGTTGATGTGTCACGGTTCTATCCAGTTGTAACGGTTCCAAGAAAGTCTACGACAGCTCCCGATACAGGCACTGCATCTGTTGGCGGCGCGGACCCTCCTATTCCCAAAACGTTTCGTTAG
- a CDS encoding transglutaminase domain-containing protein, with protein sequence MTSFLRLIATITLALELHLAVLVASEPTVNSIDYSNPDAYTAISDTLGSAHAIAEQASALKGNDSRATIKNVLEWMDANLSYDGTKAYEWRNYDTVVEQGCYGGCADQAIVCGVLLQAAGVPTVWVKTMDVPWIWDLKKGRSFKSWSGHVFLEVYLDNQWVLLDPGAKQIYMHYSPESRILPGDRFAYHKGNDPQQMVMSLQWEQWKEQTNSYFSQLDDSMLPVDIKDVAFVGVDAYVIGNNPHYKTLSESARQRGWTVRRSFNSDYDNLLPLAQGQVLLIETQGGAPIVPLDVLERVYPGASKGLKASDGVVRVGSTTIAFVDCSTSDSGKPPQLPMFDQQR encoded by the coding sequence ATGACATCGTTCCTTCGATTGATTGCAACGATAACGCTGGCTCTTGAGCTTCATTTAGCGGTTCTTGTCGCGTCAGAACCAACTGTTAACTCCATTGACTACTCCAATCCGGATGCTTACACGGCGATCTCCGATACGCTGGGCAGCGCTCACGCCATCGCGGAGCAAGCATCTGCGCTCAAGGGCAACGATTCGCGGGCGACGATCAAAAACGTCTTGGAGTGGATGGACGCAAACTTGAGCTATGACGGGACGAAGGCCTACGAGTGGCGGAACTACGACACCGTCGTCGAGCAAGGTTGCTATGGTGGGTGTGCTGACCAAGCGATCGTGTGTGGCGTCCTTTTGCAAGCTGCGGGCGTACCCACCGTCTGGGTCAAGACGATGGACGTTCCATGGATTTGGGATCTAAAGAAGGGACGGTCATTCAAGTCATGGTCGGGACATGTATTCCTGGAAGTCTATCTGGACAATCAGTGGGTATTGCTCGATCCAGGAGCAAAGCAGATCTACATGCATTACTCACCCGAGTCGCGCATTCTTCCTGGAGATCGTTTTGCCTACCACAAAGGCAACGATCCGCAGCAGATGGTCATGTCGCTGCAATGGGAGCAATGGAAGGAACAGACGAACTCGTACTTTTCGCAACTCGATGACTCAATGTTACCGGTTGATATCAAGGACGTGGCTTTTGTCGGCGTCGATGCCTACGTCATCGGTAACAATCCGCACTACAAGACGCTATCCGAGTCTGCGCGTCAGCGTGGTTGGACCGTCCGCAGGTCGTTCAACTCCGACTACGACAATCTGCTCCCACTAGCACAAGGACAGGTGCTGCTGATCGAGACTCAGGGCGGCGCTCCGATCGTTCCACTGGACGTGCTTGAACGCGTTTATCCTGGCGCATCAAAGGGGTTGAAGGCAAGTGACGGCGTGGTTCGCGTTGGTTCAACAACGATTGCGTTTGTGGACTGTTCAACGTCCGACAGCGGGAAGCCCCCGCAACTGCCAATGTTCGATCAGCAAAGATAG